The Streptomyces rimosus genomic interval CGAACAGCATCCGGCGGCCGGTCTCCGGGTGCCGCCGTACGACCGGGTGTTCCACCGGCGGGAACTGCTCCTGGAACGGTGCCAGCCGCTCGGCGGAGTAGAAGCGGGCGAAGCCCGGCAGGAAGTCGTGGACGGCGGTGGCGCCGTCGATCCGGTCCTTCACGTCCTGCGGCAGGTTGTCGTACGCCGCCGCCATGTCCGCCCACATGGTGTCACCGCCGAACGCCGGCACCTCGCGCAGCTGCAACACCGCGCCCAGCGCCGGGCGTTCGCGGAACGTCACGTCCGTGTGCCAGACGTTCTCGAAGGTCGGTACCGCACTGCGGTCGAACCGCGCCACGTCCTCGGCGTCGCCCGTCGCCAGCAGCGGATTCGTCTCCAGCTCACCCCAGTTGCGGGCGAACGCGCGCTGCGCGGCGGACGTGAGGTGCTGCCCCCGGAAGAAGAGCACCTTCCACTCCAGCAGCGCGCGGTTCAGGTCGTCGCGCAGCGCAGGGGTGAGCGGCCGGGACAGATCGAGGCCGCGGATCTCCGCACCTATGGTGCTCGCCTGCGGGACGACATCGAAGCGCTCGTACGGGCGGTCCTCCCAGCCCTCCGGTGTGCGGCGCAGGACGCGGTGGCCTTCGTAGAGGCCGTCGGCGGGGATGCGGTGGTCGCGGAGGGCGGGGTGGGAGGGGATCGGGGTGGTGGGGTCGGCGATGGCCGTCAACTGGTCCTCCTGGGGGGGTGAGGAACGAGGTACGGGATGCGGGAGCGGGCGCGCGGTGCGGGCGTTTGCTGCGTGATCCGCGGTGCGGGAAGCGCGGTGGGGGAAGTGCCTTGCGCGGTACGAGAAGCGCTTCGCGCTGTGCGGAGTCGGCCTGGCCTGGTGAGGACGGTGTGCCGGTCAGGACAGGCCGGGGGCGCTGCCGTGGAGACGGGCGGTCATCGCCCGGTGATCACCAACAGCGGCGGAGGACGGTGGCCGGGGGAGAACCCACCCGGCCACGGCGGCGCAGGAACGTCATGCCGCGGGGCGCGCACTCGCCGTGAGGGCCGCAGCGCAGCGGCTCCGTCTCACGGGACGTCGAGTACGTGGTCATGGCACGCACCGTACCTCATGAGCGGGGTGCGTGACACCGGGTACACCGGACCCGCCCGTCACGCCCCTGACAAGTTTCCGGGCCCGCCCCCGCCCCGACCTCAGCCGAGCTTCTTGTACAGGAACACGTCCTCATGACCACCGGGTATCCCGGGAAGACGGCCCACCTCCTCGTATCCCTGCCGCTGGTAGAACTCCGGCGCCT includes:
- a CDS encoding TauD/TfdA dioxygenase family protein; its protein translation is MTAIADPTTPIPSHPALRDHRIPADGLYEGHRVLRRTPEGWEDRPYERFDVVPQASTIGAEIRGLDLSRPLTPALRDDLNRALLEWKVLFFRGQHLTSAAQRAFARNWGELETNPLLATGDAEDVARFDRSAVPTFENVWHTDVTFRERPALGAVLQLREVPAFGGDTMWADMAAAYDNLPQDVKDRIDGATAVHDFLPGFARFYSAERLAPFQEQFPPVEHPVVRRHPETGRRMLFVNTSFTTRIVGLERAESDRLLRLLFQQAHVPEFQVRFRWQAGDIAFWDNRATQHYAVNDYGTQRRVAERVAIAGDRPY